One Oryza glaberrima chromosome 11, OglaRS2, whole genome shotgun sequence genomic region harbors:
- the LOC127755104 gene encoding mRNA-decapping enzyme-like protein, with product MPPPPPPQPQPTTTATTSANGGKVTPNLTMDAEGTRLLNLTVLQRLDPAVEDILITAAHVTLYDFNIDLNQWSRKDVEGSLFVVKRNTQPRFQFIVMNRRNTDNLVEDLLSDFEYELQPPYLLYRNAAQEVNGIWFYNQHDCEAVASLFGRILNAYAKVPPKPKVPSTKSEFEELEAVPTSAAIDGPLEPSPATTTIVSDAPDESLVNYFSSAASIGSVSNAPMAGRAHPSSESVATPHVPLIIPSATPTHQIPPPLVGSSAPPLPLHDTNVHTARSANLVTPAFFTPPSSSSTSMVPPASSMMPTAPPLHPTSASAQRATYGTPLLQPFPPPTPPPSLTPSYNEGPIISRDKVKEALLRLVQNDQFIDLVYRELQNAHM from the exons atgccaccgccgccgccgccgcagccgcagccgacgacgacggcgacgacgtcggcgaacGGGGGGAAGGTGACCCCGAACCTGACGATGGACGCCGAGGGCACGCGGCTGCTCAACCTCACCGTGCTGCAGCGCCTCGACCCCGCCGTCGAGGACATCCTCATCACCGCCGCCCACGTCACCCTCTACGACTTCAACATCGACCTCAACCAGTGG AGTCGGAAAGATGTGGAGGGGTCGCTGTTCGTTGTGAAGAG GAATACTCAGCCGAGGTTCCAGTTCATCGTTATGAACAGGCGTAACACGG ATAATCTGGTGGAGGATCTATTGAGTGATTTTGAATATGAACTTCAACCTCCGTATTTGTTGTACCGCAATGCTGCCCAAGAAGTAAATGGTATCTGGTTCTACAATCAACATGACTGCGAAGCTGTTGCAAGTCTTTTTGGAAG AATACTGAACGCATATGCCAAAGTGCCTCCAAAACCAAAAGTGCCTTCCACGAAAAG TGAGTTCGAGGAATTGGAGGCTGTGCCTACATCTGCAGCCATAGATGGTCCCCTTGAACCTTCGCCAGCGACCACCACTATAGTTTCTGATGCTCCTGACGAATCCCTGGTTAATTACTTCAGT AGTGCTGCTAGCATTGGCAGTGTCTCAAATGCTCCAATGGCTGGAAGGGCGCATCCATCCTCTGAGAGTGTTGCAACTCCCCATGTGCCCTTGATCATTCCATCTGCTACTCCGACACATCAAATACCCCCTCCTTTAGTCGGCTCATCAGCTCCGCCACTGCCCCTCCATGATACTAATGTCCACACTGCCCGTTCAGCAAATCTTGTAACACCAGCATTTTTTACGCCTCCGTCATCCTCTTCTACATCAATGGTGCCTCCAGCTTCATCCATGATGCCAACAGCACCACCTCTTCACCCAACTTCTGCATCTGCTCAACGAGCAACATATGGAACCCCCCTACTCCAACCTTTTCCACCACCAACTCCACCTCCATCTCTTACCCCTTCATACAATGAGGGGCCTATTATTTCACGGGATAAAGTTAAGGAAGCCCTCCTGAGACTTGTTCAG AATGACCAGTTCATCGATTTAGTCTATCGGGAGTTGCAGAATGCACATATGTAG
- the LOC127755927 gene encoding uncharacterized protein LOC127755927, with product MSDHSSSDGQRQCRRRGVGVDVELDAAMALADMAGAAPGQPEASPPPHATQEAAAAAVAKGEQEDEAEMASTRLSLELGKVGIQSSSPCSSSSSAGHPAMQPAAAATAAPGYGPRPRHMLTEAEKEAKRLRRVLANRESARQTILRRQAIRDELARKVADLSSQNETMKKEKDVVMQEYLSLKETNKQLKEQVAIRTIKKAAVAPPTTATPPSTAPQPSFLYTAAPAGVAPVPYVWGSWPPCGPTGYEHGNPGGAAAAAAPPPLCLPPCAWYYPVVADPRVSSPPTSTYPQPYQEQPTSSPGGGTAEEDTDDDPCSLTLAIDVDKRSAPGAGGSAAGAGQHASISDREKATAAAEARKRRKKLTKLKQMHGGGGGSRPGGGGEHW from the exons ATGTCTGATCACAGCAGCAGCGACGGGCAGAGgcaatgccgccgccgtggcgtcggcgtcgacgtcgagctCGATGCCGCCATGGCGCTCGCGGACATGGCCGGCGCCGCGCCCGGACAACCcgaggcgtcgccgccgccgcacgccacgCAG gaggcggcggcggcggcggtggcgaagggcGAGCAGGAGGACGAGGCGGAGATGGCGAGCACGAGGCTGAGCCTCGAGCTGGGGAAGGTCGGAAtccagtcgtcgtcgccatgCTCCAGCAGCTCAAGCGCCGGCCACCCCGCGAtgcagcccgccgccgcggccacggcggcgccgggctacGGCCCCAGGCCACGCCACATGCTCACCGAG GCCGAGAAGGAGGCGAAGCGTCTCCGGCGAGTGCTCGCCAACCGGGAATCCGCCCGGCAAACCATCCTCCGCCGCCAG GCGATCCGAGATGAATTGGCAAGAAAAGTTGCAGATTTGTCGTCGCAGAACGAGACCATGAAAAAG GAGAAGGACGTGGTGATGCAGGAGTATCTCTCACTGAAGGAGACAAACAAGCAGCTGAAAGAACAG GTGGCGATCAGGACGATCAAGAAGgcggccgtggcgccgccgacgacggccacCCCCCCGTCGACGGCGCCGCAGCCGAGCTTCCTGTacaccgcggcgccggcgggcgtgGCGCCGGTGCCGTACGTGTGGGGCTCGTGGCCGCCGTGCGGGCCGACGGGGTACGAGCACGGCAAccccggtggcgcggcggcggcggcggcgccgccgccgctctgcctcCCGCCCTGCGCGTGGTACTACCCCGTCGTCGCCGATCCGCGCgtgtcctcgccgccgacgtcgacgtaCCCGCAGCCGTACCAAGAACAGCCGACGAGCAGCCCTGGCGGCGGGACGGCCGAGGAGGACACCGACGACGACCCGTGCTCGCTGACACTCGCCATCGACGTCGACAAGAGGAGCGCGcctggcgccggcggcagcgcggccggAGCTGGACAGCACGCCTCCATAAGCGACAgggagaaggcgacggcggcggcggaggcgaggaagCGGAGGAAGAAGCTGACCAAGCTGAAGCAgatgcacggcggcggcggcggctcccgtcccggcggcggaggcgagcacTGGTGA
- the LOC127755105 gene encoding probable F-box protein At2g36090 has translation MDELRAPACGGGDGGGVGTVIEDLPTDVLALVLRRLDGASLAAVGCACSSFRELAVDQETWRGLCLALWPSVRDVLGCGGGGGGDGYRAFFADAFPFPEAAAAVASAAPAPVPGSLPSRLVSAVDLHHGGVCIMSRVVETDTSSAWFLGSPFRVDALVQEGFSAPSPITPSSLTLSWILIDPASGRAMNASSRRPVAVDRKWLTGETVARFTVMLGGGVALDAAVTCDDRYGHVREVSLCVEDGEGGGVSGQDGLGAVAAAMAGARRGKGAEAAARQRYEEFVKGKRARKEWKARREGIVDLCCSGVGAAAFVGFLVMLTFR, from the coding sequence ATGGATGAGCTCCGTGctccggcgtgcggcggcggcgacggcggcggcgtcgggacGGTGATCGAGGACCTTCCGACGGACGTCCTCGCGCTCGTGCTCCGGCGGCTCGACGGCGcgtcgctggcggcggtggggtgcgCGTGCTCCAGCTTCCgcgagctcgccgtcgaccaGGAGACGTGGCGCGGCCTCTGCCTCGCCCTGTGGCCGTCGGTTCGCGACGTgctcggctgcggcggcggcggcggcggagacgggtACCGTGCGTTCTTCGCCGACGCGTTCCCGTTcccggaggcagcggcggcggtggcgtcggcggcgccggcgccggtgcccgGGTCCCTCCCATCACGCCTCGTCTCCGCCGTTGACCTGCACCACGGCGGCGTCTGCATCATGTCGCGCGTCGTGGAGACGGACACCTCGTCGGCGTGGTTCCTGGGCTCGCCGTTCCGCGTCGACGCGCTCGTCCAGGAGGGCTtctcggcgccgtcgccgatcaCGCCGAGCTCGCTGACGCTGAGCTGGATACTCATCGACCCCGCGTCCGGCCGCGCCATGAACGCCTCGAGCCGGCGCCCGGTGGCCGTCGACCGGAAGTGGCTCACCGGGGAGACGGTGGCGCGGTTCACCGTgatgctcggcggcggcgtcgccctcgACGCGGCCGTCACCTGCGACGACAGGTACGGGCACGTCAGGGAGGTGAGCCTGTGCGTcgaggacggcgagggcggcggcgtgagcGGCCAGGACGGGCTGggcgcggtggccgcggccatggcgggcgcgcggcggggcaagggcgcggaggcggcggcgaggcagcggtACGAGGAGTTCGTGAAGGGGAAGAGGGCGAGGAAGGAGTGGAAGGCGAGACGTGAGGGCATCGTCGACCTCTGCTGCtccggcgtcggcgcggcggcgttcgtCGGCTTCCTCGTCATGCTCACCTTCCGGTGA